Proteins found in one Thalassomonas actiniarum genomic segment:
- a CDS encoding ankyrin repeat domain-containing protein encodes MSKEKLHPFMTPVEIVRIIASAIGVKASNKQLDTFAFKYDQPYTLASSLFKESISVPLSKFINKDFSKKLEAKFESMIGEYTELVNSISMDGITREETEAILTRWVLDTVAVEFNLFMGKVIEGPNYLTINNLHPNGITQAFDWLSLNIEWWDSFLKYIPKEKRHRFKLWKSNDELPKLSNITNIPDYLPNSEVEGHEWEKIKVVILAARFIDNLQRHYAGIYPEKLVNVAVLSLKQVEEYIWYLKGNNQDWLKSLGKQGLEIDYIFYKKHDYRELSGTERKQRSKTLIEELEVSTFKCSKFNMEYWLNWYRARWHALGGELKEANTHFKLTFEQALFFAGPSMPEIIKEALSIASSLKPTPDKAFIKRLKNSAILFGIDIPLHKEGKSQLEANRFDSVVEEWEIKLYEATFQKHFPSTLQFNVSSSTASQRIGPLLGTFEQSIRPNFRSPNKKIVVGDTWGKQMPQIVYFSWMNRVEAVSQLINKDVNVNALSDSNESALLFSILQMDVLDHSSSMDDSLFKLVTSVKHHNDVVNTKTSKKKLLPLVCAVDTGRPEVVAKVIEMGANVNLRGNSDNQSALFATLSRIGMIKRPDVSQELMQSHPLNDELLDTIRRHSNGLMGASLDEVKRNYEKQSQDPLFQKFTGSMGNLMIERVKNFMTLEGMREIAKLLINAGADANARHKTRINGFTPLMLAAELDEAELFEAMVHKNGEPLITAEHPETGAPVDSRYVAFAHQSNKVLRCLASLQKRA; translated from the coding sequence AAAGCATCAAATAAACAGCTAGACACTTTTGCTTTCAAGTATGACCAGCCTTATACCTTAGCTTCAAGTTTGTTCAAAGAGTCTATTTCAGTTCCTCTTTCTAAGTTCATCAATAAAGATTTTTCTAAAAAATTAGAAGCTAAATTTGAATCAATGATTGGGGAATATACTGAGTTGGTTAACTCAATCTCTATGGATGGTATAACTAGAGAAGAGACTGAAGCAATTCTTACCAGGTGGGTCCTTGATACTGTTGCTGTTGAATTCAATCTTTTTATGGGAAAAGTAATTGAAGGGCCAAATTATTTAACGATAAATAACCTTCATCCCAACGGAATAACTCAGGCGTTTGATTGGTTATCGTTAAACATTGAATGGTGGGATAGTTTTCTTAAATATATTCCAAAAGAAAAACGTCATCGTTTTAAGCTTTGGAAAAGTAATGATGAACTGCCAAAGCTATCTAACATAACAAATATTCCAGATTACCTTCCTAACTCTGAAGTTGAAGGGCATGAATGGGAAAAGATTAAAGTTGTTATTTTAGCTGCACGTTTTATTGATAACTTACAGCGTCATTATGCTGGTATTTATCCAGAAAAGTTAGTTAATGTTGCTGTATTGAGCTTAAAGCAAGTTGAAGAATATATTTGGTATTTAAAGGGTAATAATCAAGATTGGCTCAAGTCGCTTGGGAAACAGGGGTTAGAGATAGATTATATTTTTTATAAAAAGCATGACTATAGAGAACTCTCTGGTACCGAGCGAAAACAACGCTCTAAAACGTTGATTGAAGAGCTTGAAGTCTCAACATTTAAGTGCTCTAAATTTAATATGGAATATTGGCTGAACTGGTATCGAGCTCGATGGCATGCTTTGGGCGGGGAGCTTAAAGAAGCAAATACCCATTTTAAATTAACGTTTGAACAAGCTTTATTTTTTGCTGGACCATCGATGCCTGAAATTATAAAAGAAGCCCTTAGTATTGCTTCTAGCCTTAAACCAACACCAGATAAAGCTTTTATTAAGAGGTTAAAAAATTCTGCAATCCTATTTGGTATTGATATACCTTTGCATAAGGAAGGTAAAAGCCAATTAGAAGCTAATCGTTTTGATAGTGTCGTTGAGGAATGGGAAATAAAGTTATATGAAGCAACATTTCAGAAGCACTTTCCATCGACTTTACAATTTAATGTCAGCTCTTCAACTGCATCACAACGGATAGGACCATTATTAGGTACTTTTGAGCAAAGCATTAGGCCTAATTTCCGAAGCCCAAATAAAAAAATAGTTGTTGGAGATACTTGGGGTAAGCAGATGCCTCAAATAGTTTACTTTTCATGGATGAACAGGGTGGAAGCTGTTTCTCAATTGATTAATAAAGATGTAAATGTAAATGCTCTTTCTGATTCCAATGAATCTGCATTACTTTTTTCAATTTTGCAAATGGACGTGCTGGATCATAGTTCAAGTATGGATGATAGTCTGTTCAAACTTGTTACCTCCGTGAAGCACCATAACGATGTTGTTAATACTAAAACCTCGAAGAAAAAACTATTACCTTTAGTTTGCGCTGTTGATACAGGCAGACCGGAAGTGGTAGCTAAGGTAATAGAGATGGGAGCAAACGTTAATCTCAGAGGTAATTCTGATAATCAATCTGCGCTTTTCGCAACACTATCTAGGATTGGAATGATAAAAAGACCTGATGTTAGTCAGGAGTTGATGCAAAGCCACCCTTTGAACGATGAATTACTAGATACTATAAGGCGGCATTCTAATGGCCTGATGGGGGCTTCATTAGATGAAGTCAAAAGAAATTATGAGAAGCAATCACAGGACCCGTTGTTTCAAAAGTTTACAGGCAGTATGGGCAACTTGATGATAGAGAGAGTCAAAAACTTTATGACATTAGAGGGCATGAGAGAAATAGCCAAATTACTCATAAATGCAGGTGCTGACGCTAATGCCCGTCATAAAACTAGAATTAATGGGTTTACACCTTTGATGCTTGCAGCAGAGCTAGATGAAGCTGAATTATTTGAAGCAATGGTTCATAAAAATGGAGAGCCGCTGATAACTGCTGAGCACCCTGAAACAGGAGCCCCAGTAGACAGTAGATATGTTGCTTTTGCTCATCAATCAAACAAGGTATTAAGGTGCTTAGCATCCCTACAGAAAAGAGCATAA
- a CDS encoding serine hydrolase codes for METNKYENLALSGKYITLRHLATHTSGLPKDLAYSDDDAKKGLMIERMSNYSKDKFFNALGKPDLLSVSGEQYQYSNAGTKLVAYILEFVYDKTFESFISEAITSKSGEENTKFQRIDRGLDDVVVGTNQFGAQMPLLSPYSWAEGDEH; via the coding sequence TTGGAAACGAACAAATATGAAAATTTGGCGTTGTCGGGTAAGTACATTACCTTACGGCATCTAGCTACCCATACCAGCGGGCTTCCTAAAGATTTAGCATACAGCGATGATGATGCCAAAAAAGGACTGATGATTGAACGAATGTCAAACTACTCCAAAGACAAATTTTTTAATGCTCTTGGTAAACCTGACCTGCTTTCTGTTTCCGGCGAGCAATACCAATATTCGAATGCGGGCACTAAGCTAGTCGCATATATTCTGGAATTTGTTTATGACAAGACTTTTGAGTCGTTTATTTCAGAAGCCATTACCAGCAAATCTGGAGAGGAAAACACAAAATTCCAACGTATTGACCGTGGGCTAGATGATGTTGTCGTGGGAACAAATCAGTTTGGTGCACAAATGCCTTTGTTAAGCCCATATTCTTGGGCTGAGGGGGATGAACATTAA